One region of Trichosurus vulpecula isolate mTriVul1 chromosome 1, mTriVul1.pri, whole genome shotgun sequence genomic DNA includes:
- the LOC118834932 gene encoding 60S ribosomal protein L28-like — translation MSAHLQWMVLRNCSSFLVKRNKQKYSTEPSNIKAGNSFCYNGLIHQKTVAATRKGIVVMLTRRAGQKKPACMPRATLNSFWHMIRKNKYGQDLCTAALRRRSAILGSRKPVVVK, via the coding sequence ATGTCGGCCCACCTGCAGTGGATGGTCCTGAGGAACTGCTCCAGCTTCCTCGTGAAACGCAACAAGCAGAAGTACAGCACCGAGCCCAGCAATATTAAGGCCGGAAACTCGTTCTGCTACAACGGGCTGATCCACCAGAAGACGGTGGCAGCCACCCGCAAGGGTATCGTGGTGATGCTGACTCGGAGGGCAGGTCAGAAGAAGCCTGCGTGCATGCCCAGGGCCACACTCAACAGCTTCTGGCACATGATCCGCAAGAATAAATACGGGCAAGATCTCTGCACGGCTGCTCTACGCCGGCGCAGCGCCATCCTTGGAAGCCGGAAGCCAGTGGTGGTGAAGTAG